One segment of Meriones unguiculatus strain TT.TT164.6M chromosome X, Bangor_MerUng_6.1, whole genome shotgun sequence DNA contains the following:
- the Rbm10 gene encoding RNA-binding protein 10 isoform X3, producing the protein MKDGGRGDRTGRYGATDRSQDDSGENRSRDHDYRDMDYRSYPREYGSQEGKHEYDDSSEEQSAEDSYEASPGSETQRRRRRRHRHSPTGPPGFPRDGDYRDQDYRTEQGEEEEEEEEDEEEEEEEEEKASNIVMLRMLPQAATEDDIRGQLQSHGVQAREVRLMRNKSSGQSRGFAFVEFSHLQDATRWMEANQHSLNILGQKVSMHYSDPKPKINEDWLCNKCGVQNFKRREKCFKCGVPKSEAEQKLPLGTRLDQQALPLGGRELSQGLLPLPQPYQAQGVLTSQALSQGSEPSSENANDTIILRNLNPHSTMDSILGALAPYAVLSSSNVRVIKDKQTQLNRGFAFIQLSTIVEAAQLLQILQALHPPLTIDGKTINVEFAKGSKRDMASNEGSRINAASVASTAIAAAQWAISQASQGGESAWAAPEEPPVDYSYYQQDEGYGSNQGTDSLYAHGYLKNTKGPVMTGTKGDPAGAGPEASLEAGADSVSLQAFSRAQPGAAPGLYQQSAEGSSGQGTAANSQSYTIMSPAVLKSELQSPTHPSSALPPATSPTAPDSYSQYPVPDVSTYQYDETSGYYYDPQTGLYYDPNSQYYYNAQSQQYLYWDGERRTYIPALEQSADGHKDSGASSKEGKEKKEKHKTKTAQQIAKDMERWARSLNKQKENFKNSFQPISALRDDERRESATADAGYAILEKKGALAERQHTSMDLPKLASDDRPSPPRGLVAAYSGESDSEEEQERGGPEREEKLTDWQKLACLLCRRQFPSKEALIRHQQLSGLHKQNLEIHRRAHLSENELEALEKNDMEQMKYRDRAAERREKYGIPEPPEPKRRKYGGISTASVDFEQPTRDGLGSDNIGSRMLQAMGWKEGSGLGRKKQGIVTPIEAQTRVRGSGLGARGSSYGVTSTESYKETLHKTMVTRFNEAQ; encoded by the exons GTGGTCGTGGTGACAGGACTGGCCGCTATGGAGCTACTGATCGATCACAAGATGATAGTGGAGAGAACCGCAGCCGGGACCATGATTATAGAGATATGGATTACCGCTCATACCCCCGAGAGTATGGCAGTCAGGAGGGCAAGCATGAGTATGATGACTCATCTGAAGAGCAAAGTGCAGAG GATTCCTACGAGGCCTCCCCGGGCTCCGAGACTCAGCgtaggcggcggcggcggcacaGGCACAGTCCCACTGGCCCGCCAGGCTTCCCCAGAGACGGCGACTATCGGGACCAGGACTATCGGACCgagcaaggggaggaggaggaggaggaggaggaggatgaggaggaggaggaggaggaggaggagaaggccaGTAACATCGTCATGCTGAGGATGCTGCCACAGGCAGCCACTGAGGATGAC ATCCGTGGCCAACTGCAGTCCCATGGTGTCCAAGCACGGGAGGTCCGGCTGATGCGGAACAAATCCTCAG GTCAGAGCCGGGGCTTCGCCTTCGTCGAGTTTAGTCACTTGCAGGACGCTACACGATGGATGGAAGCCAATCAG CACTCCCTCAACATCCTGGGCCAGAAGGTATCCATGCATTACAGTGACCCCAAGCCCAAGATCAATGAGGACTGGCTGTGTAATAAG TGTGGTGTCCAGAACTTCAAACGCCGAGAGAAGTGCTTCAAATGTGGTGTGCCCAAATCAG aggcagagcagaagctGCCCCTTGGCACTCGACTGGATCAGCAGGCACTGCCTCTGGGTGGCCGGGAGCTAAGCCAGGGCCTACTCCCACTGCCGCAGCCCTACCAGGCCCAGGGAGTGCTGACCTCCCAAGCCCTGTCACAGGGCTCAGAGCCAAGCTCCGAGAACGCCAATGACA CCATTATTTTGCGCAACCTGAACCCGCACAGCACCATGGACTCTATCCTGGGGGCCCTAGCACCTTATGCGGTGCTGTCCTCTTCCAATGTGCGTGTTATCAAGGACAAGCAGACCCAGCTGAACCGAGGCTTCGCCTTCATCCAGCTCTCCACCATCGTG GAGGCAGCCCAGCTGCTGCAGATCCTGCAAGCCCTGCACCCTCCGCTCACCATCGATGGCAAGACCATCAACGTGGAGTTTGCCAAGGGTTCTAAGAG GGATATGGCCTCCAATGAAGGCAGTCGCATCAATGCTGCCTCTGTGGCCAGTACTGCCATTGCTGCTGCCCAGTGGGCAATCTCACAG gcctcccagggtggagagAGTGCCTGGGCTGCCCCTGAGGAGCCACCAGTTGACTACAGCTACTACCAACAAGATGAAGGCTATGGCAGCAACCAGGGGACAGATTCCCTCTACGCCCATGGCTATCTTAAGAACACCAAGGGCCCTGTCATGACTGGGACCAAAGGGGATCCAGCTGGAGCAG GTCCTGAGGCCTCCCTTGAGGCAGGGGCCGACTCTGTGTCACTGCAGGCTTTCTCCCGAGCCCAGCCTGGTGCTGCCCCTGGGCTCTATCAGCAATCAGCTGAGGGGAGTAGTGGCCAGGGCACTGCTGCCAACAGCCAG TCATATACCATCATGTCACCTGCTGTGCTCAAGTCTGAGCTCCAGAGCCCTACTCATCCTAGCTCTGCCTTACCACCGGCTACCAGTCCCACTGCTCCAGACTCCTACAGCCAGTACC CTGTTCCTGATGTTTCTACTTACCAATATGATGAGACATCTGGCTACTACTATGACCCCCAGACTGGTCTATACTATGACCCCAACTCTCAG TATTATTACAATGCTCAGAGTCAACAGTACCTATATTGGGATGGGGAGCGGCGGACCTACATACCTGCCTTGGAGCAGTCTGCTGATGGACATAAGGACTCAGGGGCATCATcgaaggagggaaaagagaagaaagagaagcataaGACGAAGACAGCCCAACAG ATTGCCAAGGACATGGAGCGGTGGGCCCGCAGTCTcaacaagcaaaaagaaaacttcaaaaacAGCTTCCAGCCTATTAGTGCTCTACGAGATGATGAACGGCGGGAGTCTGCAACTGCAGATGCAGGCTATGCCATCCTTGAGAAAAAG GGAGCGCTAGCTGAAAGACAACATACCAGCATGGATCTCCCAAAGTTGGCCAGTGATGACCGtcca AGCCCACCTCGAGGACTGGTGGCAGCCTATAGTGGGGAGAGTGACAGTGAGGAGGAGCAGGAGCGAGGGGGTCCAGAGCGGGAAGAAAAGCTCACAGATTGGCAGAAACTAGCCTGTCTGCTCTGCCGCCGCCAGTTTCCCAGCAAGGAGGCACTCATCCGGCACCAGCAGCTCTCTGGGCTCCACAAG CAAAACCTTGAGATTCATCGGCGAGCCCATTTGTCAGAAAATGAATTGGAAGCACTAGAAAAGAATGATATGGAG CAAATGAAGTACCGAGACCGTGCAGCTGAACGCAGGGAGAAGTATGGTATCCCCGAGCCACCAGAACCCAAAAGGAGGAAGTACGGTGGCATATCTACAGCCTCTGT AGACTTTGAACAGCCCACACGGGATGGATTAGGCAGTGACAACATTGGTAGTCGCATGCTCCAGGCCATGGGCTGGAAAGAAGGCAGTGGTCTGGGTCGCAAGAAACAGGGCATTGTGACGCCCATTGAG GCCCAAACACGGGTTCGAGGTTCTGGCCTGGGCGCCCGGGGCAGTTCCTATGGGGTTACATCAACAGAATCCTACAAGGAGACACTGCACAAGACAATGGTGACCCGCTTCAATGAAGCCCAGTGA